The DNA region TtggataattataaatattattatataatatattttatatttctgctattatatatatattccataatataataactgATATGaggaatttaataaatatacctcacattaaatttttatctaatatagtaaaattatattatatatgtattttctcATAAAAGAACATAATtgatattcatataaatttttattctaAATAGTTAATCTTTTAGGATTATTCATCCTTTCTGTAAATATGTTCATATGTTCtttaaataaatcattttttaatgtatcataatactttataaataaataaataaattctttCATTTCATCAAGTGATGCTCCATCTTCAATTAAACTAAAAAATTTAAGTGTATGGTCCCTATCTGTAGATGATAGAGCAAGTCCAATTTCATTCATTGATTTTCTCCATGTACGGTATTTACTATATACACTTACTATTCTATCCCCAATATGATGATAAGTTTGATATTCATATGTAAGTAAATAATCTTCTATATAAAGAGCTAATTCTCTTATCATATCATGAAATCCTTCTTTAGATATACCCAAAGCATGATTCCATATGTTATAAAGATCTCCTTCAGATGGGcgttcttttaaattatctaaTACATTATGTAAATCCTCCAGTGTTAATTGTTTTGataaatcattataatttatattatgacaTTGTGAGCTAAgaggaatattattatttttttcatctttgtTATTTGTTAACATATTCTTTTCACTGCTATTTCTTAATCCTTTATTCTTTAAACTGGTACTTCTTAATCCTGAATTCATTTCAGTTTTTACCTCAGATAAAtttcttctatatatatgataagcTCCTCCATCTATTGTTTCACATTTCtcacatattataatattctgaAGAAAAAATAGTTGATATAAaaggataaatatatatatatatatacattgatattataaaagttTCACATTTATTAACTTACGTTTAGTACTActactaataataaaattccaGTAATTGATAGTAAATTTAAACATTTTTGTCTAAGGGAACAAACATTCcttgtatttttaatatttttttcttcagaATAATATTCTACACAATGATATTTCATCTTAATcgtattattcttattttatattttaacaaataatattatgtattttaaaaataaataaaattgtattataacagtaaagtattatatataaatgctaCTTACACTATActactttttaaaatattatgtgtacttcacaataatatatatataataaattattatatattttaatatattatatatatttattatttctaataTCGCACGTTaattaaatgatattattataaacatatacttatatatttaaaaaagttaaaaatataatgataaatatttttgctTTCAAAATACTATAACActcttaataatattaacataaaaaaataataattattttaaactTCAAAAAACgtctatataataaattaattaaatcaagcaaattattttcttatatattatttaaataataaaaaaataataaataaaaatattaaaaaaataaataaataataataaaataataataaaaaaaaaaataataataaataaaataaaataaaataaaaaatataaataaataataaaaaaaaaaaaaattcattaatataaaataaaataataatgataaatataacatcaattctattgtatatatgtattatatgtattagaataaaaatgaaaaaaagaactaattatatttatatatttatatttattatctaattttacaaaattatGGATAATtgtttaaatgaaaataaattaacacacaattttaatattgtTGTAAAGGATATATAGATCATTACGTTCAAACTCCATAAAATACATAAcgtacataataataattaaatgtattaaaaatagaacaatatctaaatatatattagataatatatacaaatatatattacaaacaTTATTTGGATATATAATCTAATTACAAAATAACTCAAGAACTATATATTAGCAATCATAACTGTATaatgttttctttttatttcaactttttttaatgttttaaTACTCCATTTTATAGtagatatataattaaataataaattatataactcacatttatatatgtaaaatgtgaaataattatataaggaaaaaataattttttttttataaaaaataaaaaaaaatattaattatttatttctatgttcaattttaattttaatttattaagattttaaattaattttttttttttttattagatgtattttatttataaatataaacattacCATTCAGCAATATAAagaactatatatatttacaaattaCACATATTCTATAATTTACAATAGGAGTAACATTAAAAggaatattaataaaattttaaaaaaattgttttatattcatatataattcacacgaaatttataaaataacataattttttggtatatttaataaaaaaaaaaaaatatatttatattacatctTAGAGGACataaattgtttttttaaaaagattttttatatataaaaaaaattatttcttaataAGCCTCAacctttttaataatacatatacaaattttttaaatatttttttcctttatagTTTACAcaagtacatatatattatattacatctataaatataatagcatttatattaaaaatgatatcttataatttaaaattaattatattttcaatcGTATTAGGAGCATTAACCTTATTTTATAATgtgagaaataaaaaaatgacaaaatatatatatatatatatatatatatatatatatgtatacgaTTCAAAACTacctttttttatcatatattttaatatttttatttatcatttccatattttttttttttttattttattttattggatttttttctttttatacatttttagaATGACTGTCATggattatatacaaatataaaatataaaaatatcgtGTTAGGGCAAAAAACACTTAGGTCCTTAGCAGAATCTTCACATGAACTTACAGCAAATGATAAgcatgaaaataatgaattagGCGAATATGCAAATACGaatgaaagaaaatataagaaagaaaaatatcCAAAGGATGacgcaaaaaaaaaaaaaaaaattccacCAATAACAAATAAGAGATTTCCTGGAACACCAAATAGAATGACTGctagaaaagaaatatataataacgcACAAGGAGGAAATTCAAGAATGCCTCCTGGTCACCTTGGATATTTGGAAATGCAAAGAAAGCTTTATAATGATTTTAATGGAAAACAAGAACTATATTTTCGAAAACTTGATGATGAATCAGATGGTGAAAATAATTCTGGGACAAAAAATCCTTTGAAAGATGATGAATCGTTTTTTCAATTTACTAACGAATAAGAGtttcacatataaataatattatattatgttatatttttatatatattataataaattatatataatataatacaataaatgtcttaaataaattttaatatttattaaataaagtatatatattatttattttaatataatgtgtattatattttaccaACACATACTAAAATTAATtccttaataaaaataaaacaaatcaaCATACAAGTAAAATTCaagatttaatataataaatgtaatataaaaaaaaaatttgtaaacaaaaataatatttcaaaagTATATTACAACTTTTTCATGTATATAagatctttatatatatgttatattatatcatcatatatatatatatatatatataattattagaCATTGTCAATAAAGACTTTCAAAATTCACAAATTCACAATTTAGTTTTAGTAGTATCtatgtatgtattaattTATGAAACAGAATCATAGATTATTTATGGCACATATGCTTAAAAAAtcgttttatatattataaacacaatatattatatcacaAACATacgttattataataatatatttagttCTTATATTTGtgatgttttttttatatttatataatttttattttttttttttttttttttgtacacTTATGTACTATCATAATCATAATATGAATTACATTCATTTTtagaaataataagaatgacTTCTTTTATAACTTGTACTTatctattaaaataaaatgtattattccttatattcataatattatcttatttcgtgttatttatttaatatatatttaataatgtaatttatataatataatcattaaatatatatagtaactaattattttgttacaacatataatagtaaaattaatttatgatGAATTGTAAAATAATGTAATTACtattttaagaaatatatatttcatattacataagaatataatatatttgtataacgTACAACACTACATAAAACTATAAAAACAtagtattttataatatgtataatttctCATATCGTTAACGTTTTgttttttgatattttttaatgataataaatattaatattttttgtgataattatataattaaaatttttaataatacaaaaatgaACGTTTTAATttgattaaaaatatattgtataaaataaaataaataaatatatatataacaataataattttagaaatagattaaataaattatagaGAATCATATAACTTACTACAATTTttagaacaaaaaatataacaaaaaaataatgacattaaattattaaaatatgtacttgatattattttgaatttttttttcatatcatatattatcatacaCAACAATTGTTCTCCgttgttttatataattgcaaagattcaaaattatatattagactattataaatacatgtTCTAATCATTTctaatatatgtgatatacACCTATAATAACTACTATTATAcacatttgttttatatttgtagtaacaaaatattattctttatacctatattattatatttatacaaacaatatttattaaaatatattttaaatataatttatcatagttttatatacatattcatattagaattattttaaaaacataGAAAACCTAAGAAAaacaattataaaatattaaattgtgTTTTttgcattattatatatttttttttagatatgATGTGaattttcttataaaaataactgtacttttataatgaaattaaaatttaattataatataaaattaaataaattatgttGGAGGttcttaatattaaaaatataaaataatattaaataaaattatatatgacaGTCAATATAAATTAACTTAATGTAATttagaatataaaatattacatttttcaattaaaaatgaaaatattccaccttaaaatgttattattttcctttatttttaatacatttttattatcacaaAATGTATGCAAAtgactattactattacaacaatatatacatatataaatcaactgtatttcttaatatattcatttccttttttcctttttaggTAAATTACCGAAATAACCATTATAAATTTATCCCCATACCAAATAACATACAAAGGACAGCGACCAAATCAAGAGTGTTAGCAGAAATGGAGAGACCAAACAATCCTCATTATCATAATGACCCAGAACTCAAAGAAATAATTGACAAATTGAACGAAGAAGCGATCAAAAAATATCAACAAACTTATGATCCATATGAACAATTACAAGAACTggtagaaaaaaaatgaacaaaaacTATGAGTGGACACGTTGCAGAACCTATGTCAACCATAGAACATGAATTATTGAAAACATACGAAGAAATGTTTGGGGAA from Plasmodium sp. gorilla clade G2 genome assembly, contig: PADLG01_00_4, whole genome shotgun sequence includes:
- a CDS encoding stevor PIR protein, putative, coding for MISYNLKLIIFSIVLGALTLFYNNDCHGLYTNIKYKNIVLGQKTLRSLAESSHELTANDKHENNELGEYANTNERKYKKEKYPKDDAKKKKKIPPITNKRFPGTPNRMTARKEIYNNAQGGNSRMPPGHLGYLEMQRKLYNDFNGKQELYFRKLDDESDGENNSGTKNPLKDDESFFQFTNE